In one window of Brassica rapa cultivar Chiifu-401-42 chromosome A07, CAAS_Brap_v3.01, whole genome shotgun sequence DNA:
- the LOC103829150 gene encoding LEAF RUST 10 DISEASE-RESISTANCE LOCUS RECEPTOR-LIKE PROTEIN KINASE-like 1.1, producing MKTISVLAFFFFLLFLMAEAQSRNRTRCRTFSCGSLDFKFPFFRTDMESRCGLFKLNCSDHHFPEIQLEEKGLWYKVISVSQANTITITDPRLNQSLETGSCTDLSSFSIPDSPWLELTDLYKCNNSRKNGFTYANCQGGGSSLYYSKLEEHSGCSVIKSPESWVIPRNKNQSNLNATFSLHIDLPGSCHRCYRRGGECNMINDKFRCTGGTKRPNNHQGEKLKLGLGIGGSVILIIILAALFITIHRMHRRKTSSDLLSRNNSKSDVEFSNVFFKLPIFSYKELQEATDNFSKDRLLGDGGFGTVYYGKVRDGREVAVKRLYEHNYRRLEQFMNEIEILTRLHHKNLVSLYGCTSRRSRELLLVYEFVPNGTVADHLYGETENSRNKCFLTWSMRMSIAIETASALAYLHASDIIHRDVKTANILLDGNFGVKVADFGLSRLCPSDVTHVSTAPQGTPGYVDPEYHRCYHLTDKSDVYSFGVVLVELISSKPAVDINRCKSEINLSSLAINKIQNHATHELIDKSLGYGKNEGVCKMTTMVAELAFRCLQQDSTLRPRMEQVVQELKGIQKEDRKEETLTSYPSPPEWDEASLIKNMKFPRSPISVTDQWTSKSTTPNISAYDC from the exons ATGAAGACTATCTCTGTGTtggccttcttcttcttcctcctctttctCATGGCAGAAGCTCAAAGCAGGAACCGGACACGTTGCCGCACATTCTCCTGTGGAAGCCTCGACTTCAAGTTCCCTTTCTTTAGGACAGACATGGAGTCACGATGCGGTTTGTTCAAGCTGAACTGCAGTGATCACCATTTTCCAGAGATACAGCTTGAGGAAAAAGGGTTATGGTATAAAGTCATAAGCGTCTCTCAAGCAAACACCATAACCATTACAGACCCAAGGCTTAACCAAAGCTTGGAAACAGGGTCCTGTACTGACTTGTCAAGCTTCTCTATTCCTGATTCTCCATGGCTCGAGTTGACCGATTTATACAAATGCAACAACAGTAGGAAGAATGGTTTCACTTATGCAAATTGCCAAGGAGGAGGAAGCAGCTTGTACTACTCCAAATTGGAAGAACATTCAGGGTGCTCAGTTATCAAGTCTCCAGAGAGCTGGGTGATTCCAAGAAACAAGAACCAGTCTAATCTTAATGCGACTTTCTCTCTTCATATAGACCTGCCTGGAAGCTGCCATCGCTGCTATAGACGAGGAGGAGAATGTAACATGATCAACGACAAGTTTCGCTGCACTGGGGGAACCAAAA GACCAAACAACCACCAAGGAGAGAAGTTAAAGCTAGGATTAG GAATAGGAGGATCTGTCATCTTGATAATCATCTTGGCGGCACTCTTTATCACCATCCATAGGATGCACAGAAGGAAAACAAGTTCAGATCTCCTATCTAGAAACAACTCCAAATCCGACGTCGAGTTTAGCAATGTCTTCTTTAAGCTACCAATCTTCTCCTATAAAGAACTTCAAGAAGCAACAGATAACTTCAGTAAAGACAGGTTACTAGGAGATGGAGGCTTTGGCACTGTCTACTATG GGAAAGTGCGTGATGGGCGAGAAGTTGCAGTGAAGCGTCTCTACGAGCACAACTACAGAAGACTCGAGCAGTTCATGAACGAGATAGAGATCCTCACACGTCTCCATCACAAGAACCTTGTCTCCCTCTACGGCTGCACCTCGCGCCGCAGCAGAGAGCTTCTCCTCGTCTACGAGTTTGTTCCAAACGGTACGGTTGCAGATCATCTCTATGGCGAAACCGAAAACTCGAGAAACAAATGCTTCTTAACATGGTCGATGCGCATGAGCATCGCCATAGAAACAGCTAGCGCGTTGGCTTACCTCCACGCTTCTGATATCATTCACCGTGATGTCAAGACTGCAAACATTCTCCTGGACGGTAACTTCGGAGTCAAAGTAGCTGATTTTGGGTTATCGAGGCTGTGTCCGAGTGATGTAACGCATGTTTCAACTGCTCCTCAGGGTACTCCGGGGTATGTTGATCCCGAGTATCATCGATGCTATCATCTAACCGACAAGAGTGACGTATACAGCTTTGGAGTGGTTCTTGTCGAGCTGATATCGTCGAAGCCTGCTGTTGATATAAACAGGTGCAAGAGTGAGATAAACCTGTCGAGCTTAGCTATAAACAAGATACAGAACCACGCGACACACGAGCTGATTGATAAGAGTCTTGGATATGGAAAGAATGAAGGAGTTTGTAAAATGACTACAATGGTGGCTGAGTTGGCTTTTAGGTGCTTGCAGCAAGACAGTACACTGAGGCCGAGAATGGAACAAGTTGTGCAAGAGCTAAAGGGAATCCAGAAGGAAGATCGCAAAGAAGAGACGCTAACTTCTTATCCTTCACCACCGGAGTGGGACGAGGCTTCGCTTATAAAGAATATGAAATTTCCACGTTCACCGATCTCTGTGACTGACCAATGGACAAGTAAATCAACTACACCGAATATTAGCGCCTACGACTGCTAA
- the LOC103829147 gene encoding transcription factor MYB62, translating to MSNIMKKRCNENEESAEQRKGPWTLEEDTLLTNYIAHNGEGRWNLLAKSSGLKRKGKSCRLRWLNYLKPDIKRGNLTPQEQLLILELHCKWGNRWSKIAQYLPGRTDNEIKNYWRTRVQKQARQLNIDSSSHQFLEVVRSFWVPRLIHKMKDYSNTNSKAPPTDSLGPVVQDNNFSHNSGLNNIDCSTSMSQDLAKISQLMDLSDLETTNSMCLEGSRGSSNQYVNEDHRCLEEEYIVTTMGNSDILPLQDCHVAYSTYEEDVTQDPMWNMDDIWQFEEYAPFN from the exons ATGTCAAATATAATGAAGAAGAGGTGTAATGAAAATGAAGAGAGCGCAGAGCAGAGAAAAGGGCCTTGGACGCTTGAGGAAGACACTCTTCTCACTAATTACATTGCCCATAACGGTGAAGGCCGATGGAATCTGCTCGCCAAATCTTCTG ggctaaagagaaaaggaaaaagttGCAGATTACGATGGTTGAATTACCTTAAACCCGACATAAAGCGGGGGAATCTCACTCCTCAAGAACAACTCTTAATCCTCGAACTTCACTGTAAATGGGGTAATAG GTGGTCAAAAATTGCGCAGTATTTACCGGGAAGAACGGACAACGAGATCAAAAACTATTGGAGGACTAGAGTGCAGAAACAAGCACGCCAGCTCAATATTGATTCCAGCAGCCACCAGTTCTTGGAAGTTGTCCGTAGTTTCTGGGTTCCAAGATTGATCCACAAGATGAAAGATTACTCAAACACCAACAGTAAAGCTCCTCCTACGGATTCACTTGGACCCGTCGTACAAGACAATAATTTCTCACATAATTCGGGTTTAAACAACATAGATTGTTCCACTTCCATGTCTCAAGATCTGGCGAAAATTTCACAGTTAATGGATTTGTCTGATCTTGAAACCACTAATTCAATGTGCTTGGAAGGATCACGAGGGAGTAGTAATCAATATGTGAACGAAGATCATAGGTGCTTAGAGGAGGAGTACATAGTGACCACCATGGGTAATTCAGACATTTTACCATTGCAGGATTGTCATGTAGCATATTCGACTTACGAGGAGGATGTAACACAAGATCCAATGTGGAACATGGATGATATTTGGCAGTTTGAGGAGTACGCACCTTTTAATTAG
- the LOC103829148 gene encoding uncharacterized protein LOC103829148, whose amino-acid sequence MVLRGEMTTPTRRRTERPKSLHNFTLPDLKWGSQRHLMCSRIGSGDHRLRRRSPPFKLPASSVSIPSDRRSINNQHRRAPFESVENGGEEEEEGIEEFRVKIMSDLKTVRDKITQSMFREHALEDEEEEGKTDESGREKVSPAKPWNLRKRRAACKEPVSERIVNPSPPRVKERGGVVEAETAAKEMMMRRGKFSVKLSKKEIEEDFMAALGHRPPRRPKKRPRTVQKKLDSLHPGFYLSEVTLDAYKVPEETKNIQR is encoded by the exons ATGGTATTACGCGGTGAGATGACGACGCCGACGAGGAGGAGAACGGAGCGACCGAAGAGTCTCCATAATTTCACGCTCCCGGACTTGAAGTGGGGGAGTCAGCGTCATCTCATGTGCTCCAGGATCGGTTCCGGCGATCACCGACTCCGACGCCGATCTCCGCCTTTCAAACTCCCTGCTTCCTCCGTTTCGATCCCGTCTGATCGGAGGAGCATCAACAACCAGCACCGCCGCGCACCGTTCGAATCTGTGGAGAACGGCggcgaggaggaagaagaagggatCGAGGAGTTCAGGGTGAAGATCATGTCGGATCTGAAGACGGTGAGGGATAAGATCACGCAATCGATGTTTAGGGAACACGCGCTCgaggacgaagaagaagaggggAAGACCGACGAGTCCGGCCGCGAGAAGGTTTCTCCGGCGAAGCCGTGGAATCTGAGGAAAAGGAGGGCCGCGTGTAAGGAGCCTGTTTCGGAGAGGATAGTGAATCCTTCGCCGCCGAGGGTGAAGGAGAGAGGCGGAGTGGTGGAAGCCGAGACGGCGGCGAAGGAGATGATGATGCGGCGGGGCAAGTTCTCCGTGAAGCTGTCGAAGAAGGAGATCGAGGAGGATTTCATGGCGGCTCTTGGGCACCGACCACCGCGCCGGCCAAAGAAGCGGCCGAGGACCGTTCAGAAGAAGCTCGAC AGCTTGCATCCTGGGTTTTATCTGAGTGAAGTGACGCTTGATGCCTATAAGGTCCCTGAAGAAACCAAG AATATACAGCGATGA